One genomic segment of Dysosmobacter sp. Marseille-Q4140 includes these proteins:
- a CDS encoding YibE/F family protein encodes MKIPVFRFSRKTHGPVLAALLLLAVLLVLPTGFEGNLTYQNADRVRAEVLATDESDIVDTGLIRTGEQRCTVTLLGGRFRGQTVEAVNRLNGSLAQDKLFSPGDIAFVTVSHSGGAISVVSMTDHYRLDKEALLAGAFLLLLVLFAGGTGLRAILSFVDTILLMWKVLVPCLLRGWNPVWVALGLVLVLTALILSLIYGFDRRCLAAVSGAALAIAVTAVLGVIFTDLFRIHGAVMESSESLLYAGYQNLDLTLIFMASIFLGSSGAVMDLSVDICSAVHEVVEKRPDIGPREAIASGFAVGRAACGSTTTTLLLAYSGSYVALLMVFMAQGTPVEFILNYKYVAAEIVHTVVGSFGLVTVAPLTAITSGLLLTRRTAERTAP; translated from the coding sequence ATGAAGATCCCTGTATTCCGATTTTCCAGAAAGACCCACGGACCTGTGCTGGCCGCTCTGCTCCTGCTGGCGGTGCTGCTGGTGCTGCCCACGGGCTTTGAGGGAAATCTGACCTATCAGAACGCCGACCGGGTCCGGGCAGAGGTGCTGGCCACCGATGAAAGCGACATCGTGGACACCGGTCTGATCCGCACCGGAGAGCAGCGGTGCACAGTGACGCTGCTGGGCGGCCGGTTCCGGGGACAGACCGTGGAAGCGGTGAACCGGCTCAACGGCTCCCTGGCCCAGGACAAGCTGTTTTCTCCCGGCGATATCGCCTTTGTGACGGTCAGCCACAGCGGCGGCGCCATCTCCGTGGTCTCCATGACGGACCATTACCGGCTGGACAAGGAGGCACTGCTGGCGGGCGCCTTTTTGCTGCTGCTGGTGCTGTTTGCCGGAGGAACCGGTCTGCGGGCCATCTTGTCCTTCGTGGATACCATTTTGCTGATGTGGAAGGTGCTGGTGCCCTGCCTGCTGCGGGGCTGGAACCCCGTCTGGGTGGCGCTGGGGCTGGTACTGGTCCTGACGGCGCTGATTCTCAGCCTGATCTACGGCTTTGACCGCCGGTGTCTGGCGGCTGTCTCCGGCGCGGCGCTGGCCATCGCCGTCACAGCGGTGCTGGGTGTGATCTTTACGGACCTGTTCCGCATCCATGGCGCTGTGATGGAGTCCAGCGAGAGCCTGCTCTATGCCGGGTATCAGAACCTGGACCTCACCCTGATCTTCATGGCCTCCATTTTCCTGGGGTCCTCCGGTGCGGTGATGGATCTGTCGGTGGATATCTGCTCCGCCGTGCATGAAGTGGTGGAAAAGCGGCCGGATATCGGCCCCAGAGAGGCCATCGCCTCCGGCTTTGCCGTGGGACGGGCGGCCTGCGGATCCACGACGACCACGCTGCTGTTGGCCTATTCCGGCAGCTATGTGGCGCTTTTGATGGTCTTTATGGCCCAGGGGACGCCGGTGGAGTTTATCCTGAATTATAAGTATGTGGCGGCGGAGATCGTCCACACGGTGGTGGGGTCCTTCGGCCTGGTGACGGTGGCTCCGCTGACCGCCATTACCAGCGGCCTGCTGCTGACGAGGCGGACGGCGGAGCGGACCGCTCCCTGA
- a CDS encoding enoyl-CoA hydratase/isomerase family protein: MYQTIRYEKNGNIGIATINRPEALNALNSTVISELEQVIAEVEKDAELGAFIITGEGRSFVAGADIGEQKPMDVAQGRKWGQRGSALFRRIEKLEIPTIAAVNGFALGGGCELAMACDIILAAGPNAEGKGGAKFGQPEVGLGITPGFSGTQRLPRRVGIAKAKELIFSGKVIGAAEAKEIGLVNAVYAPEELMDGAVAMAKSFTANAPIAVKYSKACIDRGMQMDIDDGIALENELFAMCFATEDQKEGMGAFLEKRKEKHFQNK, from the coding sequence ATGTATCAGACCATTCGTTACGAGAAGAACGGCAACATCGGTATTGCCACCATCAATCGTCCCGAAGCCCTGAACGCTTTGAACTCCACGGTTATCTCCGAGCTGGAGCAGGTGATCGCCGAGGTGGAGAAGGACGCCGAGCTGGGCGCCTTCATCATCACCGGCGAGGGCCGCTCCTTCGTGGCCGGCGCCGATATCGGTGAGCAGAAGCCCATGGACGTGGCCCAGGGCCGCAAGTGGGGCCAGAGAGGCAGCGCCCTCTTCCGCCGTATCGAGAAGCTGGAGATCCCCACCATCGCCGCGGTGAACGGCTTCGCCCTGGGCGGCGGCTGTGAGCTGGCCATGGCCTGTGACATCATCCTGGCCGCCGGTCCCAACGCCGAGGGCAAGGGCGGTGCCAAGTTCGGCCAGCCCGAGGTGGGCCTGGGCATCACCCCCGGCTTCTCCGGCACTCAGCGCCTGCCCCGCCGCGTGGGTATCGCCAAGGCCAAGGAGCTGATCTTCTCCGGCAAGGTCATCGGCGCCGCCGAGGCCAAGGAGATCGGCCTGGTCAACGCCGTGTACGCCCCCGAGGAGCTGATGGACGGCGCCGTCGCCATGGCCAAGTCCTTCACCGCCAACGCTCCCATCGCCGTCAAGTACTCCAAGGCCTGCATCGACCGCGGCATGCAGATGGACATTGACGACGGCATCGCTCTGGAGAACGAGCTGTTTGCCATGTGCTTCGCCACCGAGGACCAGAAGGAGGGCATGGGCGCCTTCCTGGAAAAGCGCAAGGAAAAGCACTTCCAGAACAAGTAA
- a CDS encoding oligopeptide transporter, OPT family has protein sequence MEENKFRPYIPADKVMPEFTVVSIVLGAILAIVFGGANAYLGLRVGMTVSASIPAAVISMGVIRKILRRDSILENNMVQTIGSAGESVAAGAIFTLPALFMWAKDGLCDVPSLVEIGLIALCGGVLGVLMMIPLRSALIVKEHGVLAYPEGQACAEVLIAGEEGGAKASTVFSGLGIAALYKFIADGLKVFPSEITYDVPGYKGAGIGIDVLPALAGVGYICGVKVSSYLFAGGVLGWFVILPLMALFGGDTIMFPVTDMTISELIAKKGVSALWSNYLRYIGAGAVACGGVLSLIKSLPLIIRTFRDAMGDYGKGRTAGTLRTEQDMPMTVVLLGVLIVAVVLWLVPAIPLNLFTALIVIVFGFFFATVSSRMVGLIGSSNNPVSGMAIATLLISTLLLKATGTDGIEGMTAAIVIGGVICVVAAIAGDTSQDLKTGFLVGATPRKQQIGELIGVAVSAVAIGAILYLLSMAWGGYGSNDLPAPQAILMKMIVEGVMGGNLPWNLVLSGVFIAIVVEVLGIPVLPFAIGLYLPIYLSVPMMLGGLLRWFLEKRKYSSDKVKDNVVQSGVLYSSGLIAGEGIVGILLAVLAIIPIGVDEKGATLYVSNAIDFSEKFSIGQIGGLICFAVILLTIFLFATKEQKKAN, from the coding sequence GTGGAAGAAAACAAATTTCGACCCTATATCCCCGCGGACAAGGTCATGCCCGAATTCACGGTGGTCTCCATCGTACTGGGCGCTATCCTGGCCATTGTCTTTGGCGGTGCCAACGCCTACCTGGGCCTCCGGGTGGGCATGACGGTGTCCGCCTCCATCCCCGCGGCGGTCATCTCCATGGGCGTCATCCGCAAGATCCTGCGGCGGGATTCCATTCTGGAGAACAACATGGTCCAGACCATCGGCTCCGCCGGTGAGTCCGTGGCCGCCGGCGCCATCTTCACCCTGCCGGCCCTGTTCATGTGGGCCAAGGATGGCCTGTGCGACGTGCCCTCCCTGGTGGAGATCGGCCTGATCGCCCTGTGCGGCGGCGTGCTGGGCGTGCTCATGATGATCCCTCTGCGCAGCGCTCTGATCGTCAAGGAGCACGGCGTGCTGGCCTATCCCGAGGGCCAGGCCTGCGCCGAGGTGCTCATCGCCGGCGAGGAGGGCGGCGCCAAGGCGTCCACCGTGTTCTCAGGTCTTGGCATCGCGGCGCTGTACAAGTTCATTGCCGACGGACTGAAGGTGTTCCCCAGCGAGATCACCTACGACGTGCCCGGCTACAAGGGCGCCGGCATCGGCATCGACGTGCTGCCGGCCCTGGCCGGCGTGGGCTACATCTGCGGCGTGAAGGTGTCCTCTTACCTGTTCGCCGGCGGCGTGCTGGGCTGGTTCGTGATCCTGCCCCTGATGGCCCTGTTCGGCGGCGACACCATCATGTTCCCTGTCACGGACATGACCATCAGTGAGCTGATTGCCAAGAAGGGTGTCTCCGCCCTGTGGAGCAACTACCTGCGCTACATCGGCGCCGGCGCCGTGGCCTGCGGCGGCGTGCTGAGCCTCATCAAGTCCCTGCCCCTGATCATCCGCACCTTCCGTGACGCCATGGGCGACTACGGTAAGGGCCGCACCGCCGGCACCCTGCGCACCGAGCAGGATATGCCCATGACGGTGGTGCTGCTGGGCGTGCTGATCGTGGCCGTGGTGCTGTGGCTGGTGCCCGCCATCCCCCTGAACCTGTTCACCGCCCTGATCGTCATTGTCTTCGGCTTCTTCTTCGCCACCGTCTCCTCCCGCATGGTGGGCCTGATCGGCTCGTCCAACAACCCCGTCTCCGGTATGGCCATCGCCACGCTGCTGATCTCCACCCTGCTGCTCAAGGCCACCGGCACTGACGGCATCGAGGGCATGACCGCCGCCATCGTCATCGGCGGCGTGATCTGCGTGGTGGCCGCCATCGCCGGCGACACCTCCCAGGACCTCAAGACCGGTTTCCTGGTGGGCGCCACGCCCCGCAAGCAGCAGATCGGCGAGCTGATCGGCGTGGCGGTCTCCGCCGTGGCCATCGGCGCCATTTTGTATCTGCTGAGCATGGCCTGGGGCGGCTACGGCTCCAACGACCTGCCCGCTCCCCAGGCGATCTTGATGAAGATGATCGTCGAGGGCGTCATGGGCGGCAACCTGCCCTGGAACCTGGTGCTCTCCGGCGTGTTCATCGCCATCGTGGTGGAGGTGCTGGGCATCCCCGTGCTGCCCTTCGCCATCGGCCTTTACCTGCCCATCTATCTGTCCGTGCCCATGATGCTGGGCGGTCTGCTGCGCTGGTTCCTGGAAAAGCGCAAGTACAGCAGCGACAAGGTCAAGGACAACGTGGTCCAGTCCGGCGTGCTCTACTCCTCCGGCCTGATCGCCGGCGAGGGCATCGTGGGCATTTTGCTGGCGGTTCTCGCCATCATCCCCATCGGTGTAGACGAAAAGGGCGCCACCCTCTACGTCAGCAACGCCATCGACTTCAGCGAAAAGTTCAGCATCGGCCAGATTGGCGGCCTCATCTGCTTCGCCGTCATCCTGCTGACCATCTTCCTCTTTGCCACCAAGGAGCAGAAGAAGGCAAACTAA
- a CDS encoding metal-sensing transcriptional repressor: MRQCMDAENLHRRLKKIIGQVQAIDRMVDEDVPCEDILAQINAAKSALHGCGKVVLEGHIKHCVRDGIQHGDADKTIESFTKAVERFSNMG, from the coding sequence ATGAGGCAGTGCATGGACGCGGAGAACCTGCACCGCAGGCTGAAGAAGATCATCGGGCAGGTCCAGGCCATCGACCGGATGGTGGACGAGGACGTGCCCTGCGAGGATATCCTGGCCCAGATCAACGCGGCCAAGTCCGCCCTTCACGGCTGCGGCAAGGTGGTGCTGGAGGGGCATATCAAGCACTGCGTCCGGGACGGCATCCAGCACGGCGACGCCGATAAGACCATCGAGAGCTTCACCAAGGCGGTGGAGCGGTTCTCCAATATGGGATAA
- the rpoN gene encoding RNA polymerase factor sigma-54, producing the protein MSLVTLKAELRQELKLTPQLLQSMEILQMNSQELLEYLGKISEENPLVEQEDAPSLRSAYEELRQKASWIDGGLHGGTFVHEDTAAPERGALDRETESLSAFLRDQLDRRRLPKPLLALCRYLAELVDEDGYLAQEDLDGLENMKVPRPLLDEALATIQSLDPAGVGARNLSECLLLQLSRQKHPSPAVMDIVARFLPELGRRHYGPIARELGLTTAEIQAAEKTIAALEPHPGRAFQPAEPTVYVRPDVFIVELDGELQVVLNEYYLPRVTISDYYARLLKESDEKETRAYLQQKMQQAKWLLNSLERRGGTLRRCAEAILEAQRPFFSGKTGELAPMSLLTLAEQLEVHPSTVSRAVRGKYLQCRQGTYPLRYFFSHAVGQAGPSQQAVKRRMLELVRQEDPAHPLSDQTLVELLSGEGVRLARRTVAKYRMELGLPSSTGRRHRS; encoded by the coding sequence ATGAGCCTGGTCACGCTGAAAGCGGAGCTGCGGCAGGAGCTGAAGCTGACGCCGCAGCTGCTCCAGTCCATGGAGATTTTGCAGATGAACTCCCAGGAGCTGCTGGAGTACCTGGGCAAAATCAGTGAGGAGAACCCCCTGGTGGAACAGGAGGATGCCCCGTCCCTGCGCAGCGCCTACGAGGAACTGCGCCAGAAGGCCAGCTGGATCGACGGCGGCCTCCACGGCGGCACCTTTGTCCACGAGGACACAGCTGCCCCGGAGCGGGGCGCCCTGGACCGGGAGACGGAGAGTCTTTCCGCCTTTCTCCGGGACCAGCTGGACCGGCGGCGGCTTCCCAAGCCCCTGCTGGCTCTGTGCCGGTATCTGGCGGAGCTGGTGGACGAGGACGGATATCTGGCCCAGGAGGACCTGGACGGACTGGAGAACATGAAGGTGCCCCGCCCTCTGCTGGACGAGGCCCTGGCCACCATCCAGAGTCTGGACCCGGCGGGCGTGGGCGCCCGGAACCTGTCGGAGTGCCTGCTGCTGCAGCTGTCCCGGCAGAAGCATCCCTCCCCGGCGGTCATGGACATCGTGGCCCGGTTCCTGCCGGAGCTGGGCCGGAGGCACTACGGGCCCATTGCCCGGGAGCTGGGCCTGACTACGGCGGAGATCCAGGCAGCGGAAAAGACCATCGCCGCCCTGGAACCCCACCCCGGCCGGGCCTTCCAGCCGGCAGAGCCCACAGTGTACGTCCGGCCGGACGTGTTCATCGTGGAGCTGGACGGGGAACTCCAGGTGGTGCTGAACGAGTACTATCTGCCCCGGGTCACCATCAGCGACTACTATGCCCGGCTCTTGAAGGAATCCGACGAAAAGGAGACCCGGGCTTACTTACAGCAGAAGATGCAGCAGGCCAAGTGGCTGCTCAACAGTCTGGAGCGGCGGGGCGGCACCCTGCGCCGCTGCGCCGAGGCCATCCTGGAGGCCCAGCGCCCCTTCTTCTCCGGAAAGACCGGCGAGCTGGCCCCCATGAGCCTGCTGACCCTGGCGGAGCAGCTGGAGGTCCACCCCTCCACCGTATCCCGGGCAGTCCGGGGCAAGTACCTCCAGTGCCGCCAGGGAACCTATCCCCTGCGCTACTTCTTCAGCCATGCCGTGGGTCAGGCCGGCCCCTCTCAGCAGGCGGTAAAGCGGCGGATGCTGGAGCTGGTGCGCCAGGAGGACCCCGCCCATCCCCTCAGCGACCAGACGCTGGTGGAGCTGCTGTCCGGGGAGGGCGTCCGTCTGGCCCGGCGGACCGTAGCCAAGTACCGCATGGAGCTGGGTCTCCCCTCCTCCACCGGCCGCCGGCACCGGAGTTAG
- a CDS encoding sigma 54-interacting transcriptional regulator has product MNPENNLVLADDMMLSDAKGTILRVSETYERNFGFAHNSIVGKSAFDLEADGTFTPCITAEVIRQKRKITATQTINHTHRNVMTVGIPLFDDNGELKYAVCFNTVSMEQINTIQRNYRHLQDSLQQYSQEIAELRTRATSTTLVFKSHSMQRLWTLIQNTANTKANILITGETGVGKSAVAKAIHAMSNRSEGPFIEVNCAVLHENLIESELFGYEKGAFTGAASGGKIGKIELANHGTLFLDEIGELPPHIQSKLLQLIQEKTIERLSGTRKIELDFRLIVATNRNLEEEVQRGLFRSDLFYRLNVIRIHIPPLRQRKEDIFPLAHQFLARFCGEYGKNLTFSPRFLNFLERYEWPGNVRQLENLIERLVIIVQDPIIDVTALPQEYTGQEEPLPAVLPERSGTLAERMDAYERQIIRESYRRCGTTVAVARDLGISQATAARKIAKYVSAAERGGVS; this is encoded by the coding sequence TTGAACCCGGAGAATAACCTGGTGCTGGCGGACGACATGATGCTCTCCGACGCCAAAGGCACCATCCTGCGGGTCAGCGAGACCTACGAGCGGAATTTCGGCTTTGCCCACAACTCCATCGTGGGCAAGTCCGCCTTCGACCTGGAGGCCGACGGCACCTTCACCCCCTGCATCACGGCGGAGGTGATCCGCCAGAAGCGCAAGATCACCGCCACCCAGACCATCAACCACACCCACCGCAACGTCATGACCGTGGGCATCCCCCTGTTCGACGACAACGGGGAGCTGAAATACGCCGTGTGCTTCAACACCGTGTCCATGGAGCAGATCAACACCATTCAGCGCAACTACCGCCATTTGCAGGACTCTCTGCAGCAGTACTCCCAGGAGATCGCGGAGCTGCGGACCCGGGCCACCTCCACCACCCTGGTATTCAAGAGCCACTCCATGCAGCGGCTGTGGACGCTGATCCAGAATACCGCCAACACCAAGGCCAACATCCTCATCACCGGTGAGACCGGCGTGGGCAAGAGCGCTGTGGCCAAGGCCATCCACGCCATGAGCAACCGCTCGGAGGGACCCTTCATTGAGGTCAACTGCGCGGTGCTCCACGAGAACCTCATTGAGTCGGAGCTCTTCGGCTATGAAAAGGGCGCCTTCACCGGCGCCGCCTCCGGCGGCAAGATCGGCAAAATCGAGCTGGCCAACCACGGCACGCTGTTTCTCGACGAGATCGGCGAACTGCCGCCCCACATCCAGTCCAAACTCCTGCAGCTGATTCAGGAGAAGACCATTGAGCGCCTCTCCGGAACCCGGAAGATCGAGTTGGATTTCCGTCTGATCGTGGCCACCAACCGCAATCTGGAGGAGGAGGTCCAGCGGGGACTGTTCCGCTCCGACCTCTTCTACCGGCTCAATGTCATCCGCATCCACATCCCGCCCCTGCGGCAGCGCAAGGAGGACATCTTCCCCCTGGCCCACCAGTTCCTGGCCCGGTTCTGCGGGGAGTACGGGAAGAACCTCACCTTCAGTCCCCGCTTTCTGAACTTCCTGGAGCGCTATGAGTGGCCCGGCAACGTGCGCCAGCTGGAAAACCTCATCGAGCGGCTGGTCATCATCGTCCAGGATCCCATCATCGACGTGACCGCCCTGCCCCAGGAGTACACCGGCCAGGAGGAGCCCCTGCCCGCCGTTTTGCCGGAGCGGTCCGGCACGCTGGCGGAGCGGATGGACGCCTATGAGCGCCAGATCATCCGGGAGTCCTACCGCCGCTGCGGCACCACCGTAGCCGTGGCAAGGGACCTGGGCATCTCCCAGGCCACCGCCGCCCGGAAGATCGCCAAGTATGTCAGCGCCGCAGAGCGAGGAGGCGTCTCATGA
- a CDS encoding cation-translocating P-type ATPase — MNARMERLEHLLELGGIKKDVTLLVLSGAAVLASLLDFRPLPFDMAWAAIVLCGVPIILEALIGLVTAFDIKADVLVSLALIASVCIGEYFAAGEVAFIMQLGALLEELTVAKARAGIEKLVHLTPRTARRLTAEGEEIVAAEAVRVGEHLRVLPGETVPVDGVILSGQTSVNQAVMTGESLPVDKGPGDAVSSGTVNQFGAFEMEATRVGEDSSIQRMIRLVQSADAGKAKIVGLADRWATWIVVVALSAAALTWLITGEIIRAVTILVVFCPCALVLATPTAIMAAIGNATRHGFLVRQGDALERLAQVQVVTFDKTGTLTCGTPQVVEAGSVLPGLDERSLRRLAAAAEQLSEHPLGKAIVSGWKQAEGGGLPAAGNFRMIPGRGVAAEVEGRSVLAGSPELLEEQGVAFCPPPEAEAALDRGCTVTYLAVDGAFAGFLALADTLRPESADMVARLSSLGVRPVLLTGDHESAARTIAAALNIREVRSGCLPEDKLNYIDACQRSGEPVCMMGDGINDAPALKRAQVGIAMGGVGSDIAVDAADIALVDDEVKELPHLLALSRRMMTTIKLNMTFSMALNFLAITLAITGILNPVVGALVHNAGSVLVISNSALLLSWRRR; from the coding sequence ATGAACGCACGGATGGAACGACTGGAGCATCTGCTGGAGCTGGGCGGGATCAAAAAGGACGTGACGCTGCTGGTTCTCTCGGGGGCGGCGGTGCTGGCCAGCCTGCTGGACTTCCGGCCCCTCCCCTTCGACATGGCCTGGGCGGCCATCGTGCTGTGCGGTGTGCCCATCATTCTGGAAGCCCTCATCGGCCTGGTCACCGCCTTCGATATCAAGGCAGACGTGCTGGTGTCCCTGGCGCTGATCGCGTCGGTGTGCATCGGAGAGTACTTCGCCGCCGGCGAGGTGGCCTTCATCATGCAGCTGGGCGCCCTGCTGGAAGAGCTGACCGTAGCCAAGGCCCGGGCCGGCATCGAAAAGCTGGTGCACCTGACACCCCGGACCGCCCGGCGTCTGACGGCGGAGGGCGAGGAGATCGTGGCGGCGGAGGCGGTCCGGGTGGGCGAGCATCTGCGGGTGCTGCCGGGAGAGACGGTGCCGGTGGACGGGGTCATCCTCTCCGGCCAGACCTCCGTCAACCAGGCGGTCATGACCGGCGAGTCCCTGCCGGTGGACAAGGGGCCGGGGGACGCCGTGTCCTCCGGCACGGTGAACCAGTTCGGCGCCTTTGAGATGGAGGCCACGCGGGTGGGCGAGGACAGCTCCATCCAGCGGATGATCCGTCTGGTCCAGTCCGCCGACGCGGGCAAGGCAAAGATCGTGGGGCTGGCGGACCGGTGGGCCACCTGGATCGTGGTGGTCGCCCTCAGCGCCGCCGCGCTGACCTGGCTCATCACCGGCGAGATCATCCGGGCAGTCACCATCCTGGTGGTGTTCTGCCCCTGTGCTCTGGTGCTGGCCACCCCCACCGCCATCATGGCGGCCATCGGCAACGCCACCCGCCACGGCTTCCTGGTCCGCCAGGGCGACGCCCTGGAGCGGCTGGCCCAGGTGCAGGTGGTCACCTTTGACAAAACCGGCACCCTGACCTGCGGCACGCCCCAGGTGGTAGAGGCCGGCAGCGTCCTCCCGGGCCTGGACGAGCGGAGCCTCCGGCGTCTGGCGGCGGCGGCCGAGCAGCTGTCCGAGCACCCCCTGGGCAAGGCCATCGTCAGCGGCTGGAAACAGGCGGAGGGCGGCGGCCTCCCCGCCGCCGGGAACTTCCGCATGATCCCCGGCCGGGGCGTGGCTGCGGAGGTGGAGGGCCGGTCCGTCCTGGCGGGCAGCCCGGAACTGCTGGAGGAGCAGGGCGTGGCCTTCTGCCCGCCGCCGGAGGCGGAGGCGGCTCTGGACCGGGGCTGCACTGTCACCTATCTGGCGGTGGACGGGGCCTTCGCCGGCTTTCTGGCCCTGGCGGACACCCTCCGGCCCGAGAGCGCGGACATGGTGGCCCGCCTCTCCTCCCTGGGCGTCCGGCCGGTGCTGCTGACCGGCGACCACGAAAGCGCCGCCCGGACCATCGCCGCGGCGCTGAACATCCGGGAGGTCCGCTCCGGCTGTCTGCCGGAGGACAAGCTGAACTACATCGACGCCTGCCAGCGCTCCGGCGAGCCCGTGTGCATGATGGGCGACGGCATCAACGACGCCCCGGCGCTGAAGCGTGCCCAGGTGGGCATCGCCATGGGCGGCGTCGGCAGCGACATCGCCGTGGACGCGGCGGACATCGCCCTGGTGGACGACGAGGTGAAGGAGCTGCCCCATCTGCTGGCCCTGTCCCGGCGGATGATGACCACCATTAAGCTGAACATGACCTTTTCCATGGCGCTGAACTTCCTGGCCATCACCCTGGCCATCACCGGCATCTTAAACCCCGTAGTGGGCGCCCTGGTCCACAACGCCGGGTCTGTGCTGGTGATCTCCAACTCGGCCCTGCTGCTGAGCTGGCGGCGGCGATAA
- a CDS encoding aminoacyl-histidine dipeptidase: protein MSVLEHLEPRSVFRFFEEMCAIPHGSRNTKAISDWCVAFAKERGLEYHQDESNNVIIIKEATPGYEAAKPVILQGHLDMVCEKEAGCGKDMSREGLDLAVDGDYVYAKGTTLGGDDGIAVAMALAILDADDIPHPRLEAVFTVDEEIGLLGATAMDVTPLKGRTMLNLDSEAEGIFTVSCAGGNTTACILPVTRTPFDGSAVTVKVEGLTGGHSGAEIDKGRANANMLLGRVLRAMARETQLRVVSVSGGLKDNAIPVAAQAQLVVCDPAAAEKAAGEMEAVFQNEYRTTDAALTVTVEMSAAGAVPMDQASTGKVLCLLSCLPNGIQAMSAEIPGLVQTSLNLGILVTEGNEVRASFSVRSSVDSQKQMLKDRLACLTEQLGGHVEFSGEYTGWQYQEHSPLRDLMVEVFTEQYGKPPKVEAIHAGLECGLFAGKLPGLDCVSIGPDLLEIHTPREKMSVSSVQRVWAFLLEVLKRSR from the coding sequence ATGAGCGTTTTGGAGCATTTGGAACCCCGCAGCGTGTTCCGGTTTTTCGAGGAGATGTGCGCCATTCCCCACGGGTCCCGGAACACCAAGGCCATCAGCGACTGGTGCGTGGCCTTTGCCAAAGAGCGGGGCCTGGAGTATCATCAGGACGAGAGCAACAACGTCATCATCATCAAGGAGGCCACCCCGGGCTATGAGGCCGCCAAACCGGTGATCCTCCAGGGGCACCTGGACATGGTGTGCGAAAAGGAGGCCGGCTGCGGCAAGGATATGAGCCGTGAGGGCCTGGATCTGGCCGTGGATGGCGACTACGTCTACGCCAAGGGCACCACGCTGGGCGGCGACGACGGCATCGCCGTGGCCATGGCCCTGGCCATTCTGGACGCCGACGACATCCCCCATCCCCGGCTGGAGGCGGTGTTCACCGTGGACGAGGAGATCGGCCTGCTGGGCGCCACCGCCATGGACGTAACGCCGCTGAAGGGCCGCACCATGCTCAATCTGGACTCCGAGGCGGAGGGCATCTTTACCGTCAGCTGTGCCGGCGGCAACACCACCGCCTGCATCCTGCCGGTGACCCGGACCCCCTTTGACGGCTCCGCCGTAACCGTGAAGGTGGAGGGCCTCACCGGCGGCCACTCCGGCGCAGAGATCGACAAGGGACGGGCCAACGCCAACATGCTGCTGGGCCGGGTGCTGCGTGCCATGGCCCGGGAGACACAGCTGCGGGTGGTCAGCGTCAGCGGCGGCCTCAAGGACAACGCCATTCCCGTGGCGGCGCAGGCGCAGCTTGTGGTCTGTGATCCCGCCGCCGCTGAAAAGGCCGCCGGAGAGATGGAGGCCGTCTTCCAAAACGAGTACCGCACCACCGACGCGGCCCTGACCGTGACGGTGGAGATGTCCGCCGCCGGGGCCGTCCCCATGGACCAGGCCTCCACCGGCAAGGTGTTGTGCCTGCTCAGCTGCCTGCCCAACGGCATCCAGGCCATGAGCGCCGAGATCCCCGGTCTGGTGCAGACCTCGCTGAATCTGGGCATTTTGGTCACGGAGGGAAACGAGGTCCGGGCCTCCTTCAGCGTCCGCAGCAGCGTGGACTCCCAGAAGCAGATGCTCAAGGACCGTCTGGCCTGCCTGACCGAGCAGCTGGGCGGTCATGTGGAGTTCTCCGGCGAGTACACCGGCTGGCAGTATCAGGAGCACTCCCCCCTGCGGGACCTGATGGTGGAGGTCTTTACAGAGCAGTACGGCAAGCCTCCCAAGGTGGAGGCCATCCACGCCGGACTGGAGTGCGGCCTTTTTGCCGGCAAGCTGCCGGGGCTGGACTGCGTGTCCATCGGCCCCGATCTGCTGGAGATCCACACTCCCCGGGAGAAGATGAGCGTCTCCTCCGTGCAGCGGGTATGGGCCTTCCTGCTGGAGGTCCTCAAGCGCTCCAGATGA
- a CDS encoding PqqD family protein, with translation MAKNKQDNYLDLVPVKNPRNGWDADADGSVTIHMVHRGFYAAIAQKFFHTPRVSHIRLDAYGSFLWKEIDGTKSVGDLAQGMKAQFGAQAEPLYDRLVKYMQILRNNRFILFRGRDKVAP, from the coding sequence ATGGCAAAAAACAAACAAGACAACTATCTGGACCTGGTCCCGGTGAAAAATCCCCGCAACGGCTGGGATGCGGACGCGGACGGCTCTGTCACCATCCACATGGTCCACCGGGGCTTCTACGCCGCCATCGCCCAGAAGTTCTTCCACACCCCCCGGGTCAGCCACATCCGGCTGGACGCGTACGGCAGCTTCCTGTGGAAGGAGATCGACGGGACAAAGAGCGTGGGCGACCTGGCCCAGGGGATGAAGGCGCAGTTCGGCGCGCAGGCGGAGCCGCTGTACGACCGGCTGGTGAAGTATATGCAGATCCTGCGCAACAACCGCTTCATCCTCTTCCGGGGAAGGGACAAGGTGGCGCCGTGA